In the genome of Chryseobacterium oryzae, one region contains:
- a CDS encoding L-ribulose-5-phosphate 4-epimerase, whose protein sequence is MSIYKELKRECYEANMQLDTLKLVVYTFGNVSAVDREKGIFAIKPSGVPYELLKPEDIVILDYDANVVEGNLRPSSDTKTHAYLYKNWENIGGISHTHAIYSVAWAQAQLDIPIFGTTHADHLTSDIPCAPPMRDDLIEGNYEYNTGIQILDCFKDKELSYEEVEMVLIGNHGPFTWGKNADKAVYNSKVLETIAEMAYLTRQINPKAPRLKDSLIKKHYERKHGKNAYYGQ, encoded by the coding sequence ATGAGCATCTATAAAGAACTAAAAAGAGAATGTTACGAAGCCAATATGCAATTGGATACGCTGAAATTGGTCGTCTACACCTTCGGAAACGTCAGTGCTGTTGACCGGGAAAAAGGGATTTTCGCCATCAAGCCAAGCGGTGTTCCTTATGAACTTTTAAAGCCGGAAGACATCGTGATTTTGGATTATGATGCCAATGTGGTAGAAGGAAATCTAAGACCGTCATCCGATACCAAAACCCACGCCTACCTGTATAAAAACTGGGAAAACATAGGCGGGATTTCTCATACGCACGCTATATATTCGGTGGCGTGGGCACAGGCACAGCTGGATATTCCGATTTTTGGAACCACACATGCCGATCATTTAACCTCAGACATCCCGTGTGCACCGCCAATGCGGGACGACTTAATCGAAGGCAATTACGAATACAACACCGGAATCCAGATTCTGGATTGCTTCAAGGACAAAGAATTGTCTTATGAAGAAGTAGAAATGGTTTTGATAGGCAACCACGGACCATTCACTTGGGGGAAAAACGCCGACAAAGCCGTTTATAACAGCAAAGTTTTGGAAACCATTGCAGAAATGGCCTATCTAACGAGACAAATCAACCCAAAAGCACCCCGACTCAAAGATTCATTAATCAAAAAACATTACGAAAGAAAGCACGGTAAAAATGCCTATTACGGACAGTAA
- a CDS encoding ribulokinase has product MKKYVIGLDYGTDSVRAVLIDTENGGELATSVSYYQRWKEGKYCKPEVNQFRQHPLDHIEGLEKTISAVVKESGVAPEEIVSICIDTTGSSPLPVNREGIALSLLPDFAENPNAMMVLWKDHTSIAEAEEINTLARTWGGEDYTRFEGGIYSSEWFWAKILHINREDEVIKNVAYSWMEHCDYLSYLLSDHQDLATFKRSRCAAGHKAMWHESWGGLPSKDFLAQLDGSLAELRDRLYDKTYTSDEIAGNLNAEWAAKLGLTTSTVIAVGTFDAHSGAVGAKVEENTLIRIMGTSTCDIMVAPNEIIGDKTVRGICGQVDGSVIPGLMGLEAGQSAFGDVLAWFKDILTWPTYQILMKSMAIDDRQKQLLKEEIENNLIRDLTAEAEKIPFSEAVPMALDWINGRRTPDANQELKMAMSNLSLGTKAPHIFKALVNAICFGSKKIVDRFEDEGVKIDKVIGIGGVARKSPFIMQTLANVLNRPIVVAESDQAPALGAAVYAAVAAGIYPTVQEASQKMGSDFEAEYFPQAEKVEKYAELMKQYQMLADFTENNIKAKKKL; this is encoded by the coding sequence ATGAAAAAATATGTTATAGGCTTAGATTATGGGACAGATTCTGTTCGTGCCGTTCTCATCGATACCGAAAATGGAGGAGAACTGGCAACTTCTGTCAGCTATTACCAAAGATGGAAAGAAGGAAAATACTGCAAACCCGAAGTTAACCAGTTTCGCCAACATCCGCTAGACCATATCGAAGGTTTAGAAAAAACCATTTCGGCTGTGGTTAAAGAAAGTGGCGTTGCGCCAGAAGAAATTGTCAGTATTTGTATCGATACAACTGGCTCGTCACCATTACCTGTAAATCGAGAAGGTATTGCGCTCTCTCTCTTGCCTGATTTTGCGGAGAATCCCAACGCGATGATGGTACTTTGGAAAGACCATACATCAATTGCCGAAGCTGAAGAAATCAATACATTGGCAAGAACTTGGGGTGGCGAAGATTACACCAGATTTGAAGGAGGAATCTATTCTTCCGAATGGTTTTGGGCAAAAATTCTGCATATCAACAGAGAAGATGAGGTAATAAAAAATGTAGCGTACAGCTGGATGGAGCATTGCGATTACCTCAGCTATTTACTTTCTGATCATCAGGATTTGGCGACCTTCAAAAGAAGCCGTTGTGCTGCCGGGCACAAAGCAATGTGGCACGAGTCGTGGGGCGGACTTCCTTCCAAAGATTTCCTCGCGCAGCTCGACGGGTCTTTAGCAGAACTTCGTGATAGATTATACGATAAAACTTATACTTCTGATGAAATTGCCGGAAACCTCAATGCCGAATGGGCTGCAAAATTAGGATTAACAACCAGCACAGTAATTGCCGTGGGAACTTTCGATGCACATTCCGGTGCGGTAGGCGCAAAAGTGGAGGAAAATACCCTTATCAGAATAATGGGAACGTCCACCTGCGATATTATGGTGGCGCCTAACGAAATTATTGGTGACAAAACCGTCAGAGGAATCTGCGGACAGGTTGATGGTTCCGTGATTCCGGGATTGATGGGATTAGAAGCCGGACAATCGGCTTTTGGTGATGTTCTGGCATGGTTCAAAGATATTTTGACTTGGCCAACATATCAAATTTTGATGAAGTCTATGGCCATCGATGACCGCCAAAAACAATTACTGAAAGAGGAAATAGAAAATAATCTGATTCGTGATCTGACGGCAGAAGCTGAAAAGATTCCGTTTTCCGAAGCTGTACCAATGGCTCTGGATTGGATAAACGGACGTAGAACACCCGACGCCAATCAGGAACTGAAAATGGCAATGAGCAACCTTAGTTTAGGCACAAAAGCGCCACATATTTTCAAAGCCCTGGTCAATGCCATTTGCTTCGGTTCAAAAAAGATCGTTGACCGTTTCGAGGACGAAGGCGTTAAAATCGACAAAGTTATCGGTATTGGTGGTGTGGCGAGAAAGTCGCCGTTCATTATGCAGACGTTGGCAAATGTGCTAAACAGGCCGATTGTGGTCGCAGAATCCGACCAGGCGCCGGCGTTGGGAGCAGCCGTGTATGCAGCGGTGGCAGCCGGTATTTATCCTACCGTTCAGGAAGCCAGCCAGAAAATGGGCTCCGATTTCGAGGCCGAATATTTCCCGCAGGCAGAGAAAGTGGAGAAGTATGCAGAATTGATGAAGCAGTATCAGATGCTTGCGGATTTTACAGAAAACAATATCAAAGCCAAGAAAAAATTGTGA